The stretch of DNA CCAGGTTGAGGAAAGTGAGCGGTTATAAACACCTGCCAGAACTGCGTGAGATCATGAAACGGGCTCTGGCGGGGAAGATAATGGTGAAAGCGGCGTGACGGTCATGCCGGGAGTTTCAACTAAAAAAGGGATTGACTCCCCATCAACACTACGATATGAGATTCCTGAGCCACATGCTGTTAGTATAAAAGAGACTTTGATGTCACCAATATCAACCACTTCCTCTTTTCCCTCTGCGCCAGTTTTTGCGATAGCAACTGCAACAAAGGAAACGGCCACCAAGAGCAAAAATAAAATACAGATACTCAGCACATTGCTTCTGCGCATAATGCTACCCTCCAGAGTTTATCTAGGCAACTTCATGTTCAAGTGAGGCGCCAACGGCCTCTATAAACTCCTTGATTATTTCCAACCACCAAAGTTTGTCTGATGTGGATTGGAGACTCCCAAGTATAATTTTCAGCCACTCAAGCGCCCGATGCTTTTCGCCTTTTTCCCGCGCAAGCTCATATCCTTTCTTTTTCATCTCTAGTTGCGCATCCGTAAGCCCGGCTTCTTTAAGGTTCTTTTCGGGCACATCATTAACGCTATTGATTGCTAGGGTGAAAATACTTTTATTTTCAATCTCATCCCATGCATCCTGGACAGCACTCCGCATTTCAGGGATGATCAAGTCGTCCTTCTTCGCTATGATTAAAGATAGAAACTCACGTGCATTTTGAAGGATTATTTTTAGTGATTCGCCGGGCGACTCCATACTAACAAATCCTTTCTATATGTTTTAGAAATACATATTATCGCCAAATCTACCCCCCCCCCGAAAAAGTCAACTATTTTTTATTGCTTGTGGCGAAACGGTATTGTCATTTTCTTGGCCTGGGAGCGCGGGCATCTTGCCCGCAGGTGATTCATCGAAACTCGATGTTTCGATGAATCACCAAAAACACGTTATTGTAAAAACCAACTTTTGCCTTAAACTTTCCTCTTCTTCCTTCCGAACGCCGCTATCGAAACGGCGTTCGGAAGATGCGGGCAAGATGCCCGCGCTCCCGGGGGAACCACTCCGCTCTTGCTCTTCGACATCCGCTTGGGTATATTCGCTGATATGCTTTTAGATATCACACCCGAAGAGGAAAAGAAGTTCGCCATCGGTGCCTTCGCCAGATGGGCAAGCTTCATCGCAAGATTCATAAGTTTCCCGCTGGTGGACATATTTTACAAAATCATAAACCGCTCCCGCGCAATCGGCGTCGAGAACATCCCCAAAGACGGCGGGGTGATATTCGCTTCCAACCATGTGTCCGGGGTGGACACAACGCTTATCCCTGCTTTCGCGGCGAGCAGGGTGCGGCCTGTCCCGTTTGTTGTGGCGGCCAAAGAGGAGCTTTTCAGGATACCTGTGGTGGCGCAGTTGATAAGGGCGTGGGGGGCGTTCCCGGTGAAACGCAGGCAGCGGGACACGGAGTCCATGAAGCGTATCGCATTTTGCGCCAGACATTATCAGCTGATGCTTTTCCCCGAAGGGACACGGTCGAAAACCGGCGAACTTCTGGAAGGGCGCCCCGCCGTCGGCTGGGTGGTATATAACTCCCGCCCGAAGGTGATACCAACGCTTGTGATCAATACGGACAAGTTTTTCTGGCCCGGCCGGCCCCGGCCTTGGTTTGGCGTGCCATACACGGTGGTGTTCGGAGAACCCGTGGACATGGACAGGTTCTACGAAATGCCGGAGAGCAAAGAGACCTCCCGGCTCATCGCCGGGGAGATCATGAAAGCGATCGCCGCGTTGCGGGAAAAGCACAAAGACCTTTATGTGGGGCCGCTTCTGCTGCCGGACGGCTCCATCGCCCCGGCTCAAATCGGGACTGGCCGCTGATGCTCACCCATGAGAACGCCGCGCGCGAAATGGGCCACGCGGTAATCGCGGGAGTGGACGAGGCGGGGCGCGGCCCGCTGGCAGGCCCGGTGGCGGCGGCGGCGGTGATATTCCCGGACGGCGTCAAAATGGACGGGCTCACCGATTCAAAAAAACTCACCCGCGAAAAACGGGAAAAGTTTTTCGATCTGATTTTCGAAAAGGCGGTGGCGGTGGGATTTCATCTTGTGGGACCGGATGTGATCGACAGCATAAACATCCTGCAGGCCACAAAGCTTGCCATGGCCGATGCTGTGCGAAAACTCTCAAGCCGCCCCGATTATGTTCTTATAGACGGCAACCAGACAATCCCCTGGGACGGGCCGCAGAAGACCATCGTCAAAGGTGATTCGCTTTCGCTGTCCATCGCCGCCGCTTCTGTGATCGCAAAGGTTACGCGGGACAAGGTGATGGGAGAATACGCCGCCATGTATCCTGAATACGGTTTTGAAAAGCACAAAGGCTATGGCGTGGCGGAGCATCTGGACGCGATAAAAAAATACGGCCCATCGCCAATTCACCGCAGGACATTCCGTGGTGTGAAAGAGTTTTGCGATATCGGCGGCGAACCTGCCGGCGCCTTGCCCCAACTGGAGCTTCCCGGGCAATAGCCATGAGCTTTTGGCGAAGCTGGCTGCGCAAAGCCAGGGACTGGATCGCAAAACTCAAGGCGGACAAAAGCGGCGGCCCGAAACATCTGAAACTCGGCAAGCTGGGCGAAGACCTGGCGGTGAACGCTCTCAAGGAACGCGGCTACCGCATCGCCGAACGCAACTTCATAATCAACCGGCACGAGATAGACATAATCGCCGTGGACGGGGAGTTCCTCGTGTTCGTGGAGGTGAAGACCCGTTCGGACAAATCCTATGGCCCCCCCATGGCGGCGATAACGCCAAAAGTTGTGGCGCGGCTGAAAAAAGCGGCGCAGATGTACACGATGAAGAAGAAGCTGACAAACGCTTACGTAAGGTTCGACGTGGTGACGGTGGACTACGCGGATGGTGATCCGAAGGTGGAGATTGTCAGGAACGCGTTTTAAATAACGCGCTCCTGCTTGTCTCTGTTTACACCAACTCTTTCTTCGGCCTCACGATATGCGTCTGCAGCCTGATCTCCGCTGGCGTCGCGCCGAGGGCCAAGGCCACCAACTGGGGTATGTGCAAGACCGGCATCCGGAGCTTCTCGTCCATCCGCCCTTCTATCTCCGGCTGGTATGCGTCCATGTTCAAATGGCATAGCGGGCAGGGGGTCACCATCAGGTCCGCCCCGGCCTTTTTAGCCCCGGTGAGCGCGTTGGCGGAAAGCTGGAGCGAGTCGCTCTTGTTCATCATCAATATGGGAAACCCGCAGCATTTGAGCCGTTCGTCGTAACGCACGGGGGTGGCGCCAAGGGCCGTGATGATTTTTTCCAGCTCGTCCGGATCGTCCGGATTGGCCAGGTCGGAATACTCGTGGGGCCGCATGGCGTAGCATCCGTAAAACGCCGCCACCTTCATCCCGGTCAAAGGTTTCACGATCTTCGACTTGAGCTTCTCCAGCCCGTATTCTTCCAGCAGCACTTCGTAGAAATGCCGTATCTTCACCGTCCCCTTGTATTCCCGCCCGGTCTCTTCCTTGAGTACCTTGTTGACCTCGGCCATGTGCGCCGGATTGTTGGCCAGGTTGATCTGGCATTTGCGGTGCACCCCCTGGCAGGTGGTGCATATGTTCATTATCGGCAGCCCCATCTGCTCGGCCAGCGAATATGTCCGCGCGTTCAGCGCGTCGGCCACGAAATGGTTGTCCTCGCTGATCACTCCCGCGCCGCAGCAGGCCGCGTCCGTCATCTCCACAAGGTCTATGCCAAGCCGCGAACAGGCGGCGTATGTTCCGGCCAGAAGTTCCCTGCCCGCCCCCTTGGCGACGCATCCGGTGTATAGCGCGTATTTCATTCTTTGCGTAACTCCTCGAACCGGGAGAATATCTTGCGGACCTCCTCCACCTTCTCGATGGAATGGGGGATGACCGGAGGATTTTTCCGGCGGATGAACATCCTGATACCCACCGGCAAAAGGTCCAAAAGCGCCGGGATGTTGAAAAAGCCGACGGACCGCACCGGCACGTAATTCTCGTCCAGAAGGCCGCGTTTGCCCACAGTCTCCCGGAAACCGAGAACGTGGCGCGCGCCGTTGTTATCGTGCACGCCGGCGGCCATGGCCGCCTCGCGGATTTCCTCGATGCGCCCCAAGGGCTTGGCCTCCGTGGGGCAACGGGTGGAGCATTCGCCGCAATGGGTGCAGTTCCACACCCCGTTGGCCTCGCTTATTTCCTCCAGCCGCTCGACCCGCTTGGCGTCGCGCGTGTCGTGGATGAACCGTTGCGCCTTGGCCAGCGCGGCGGGGCCCACGAATTTTTTGTTCACCTCCAATGCGTTGCAGTCCGACCAGCAGGCGGCGCACATGATGCACGTGGTGGAGTTGTCTATCTTCAAATACTGCTCCGGGGTCTGCAGCCTTTCTTTTTCCGGATTGTCCGCGCTGTCGGGCATAAGCCACGGCTTGACCTTTCGGATGGAGGCCCAGAAGGGCTCCAGGTCCACGGCCAGGTCCCGTATTATGTTGGCGTTTCCCAGCGGATCGATCTGGATCACCCCGTCCTTCACCAGGGGGGAGGCCTGGGTCTTGCACGCCAGCAGCGAATGGCCGTTCACCCTCATCGCGCACGAGCCGCAAATGGCCGAGCCGCAGGACATGCGGAAAGTAAGGGTGGCGTCCTGCTCCCACTTTATCTTGTTAAGGCAGTTTAAAAGCGTTATCCCGGGCTCCAGCGCAAGCTGATAGTCCTGATAGCGCCCCGTGGCGTCCCTTTCCGGGTCGAACCTGAATATCCTGAAGGTTACCGTGGACATCCTTTAATATTTCCTTTCCTCGGGCTTAAACCTGGTGATCTTCACAGGTTTATAGCGAAGCTCGTATCCGCCTTCCTTGTTCTTGAAGGCCATGGTGTGGGCCAGGAAGTTTTCGTCGTCCCGGGTGGGAAAGTCCGTCCGGGCGTGGGCGCCGCGGCTTTCCTTGCGGGCAAGCGCGCCGGCCACTATAAGCTCGGAATATTCGAGCATGTGCGAAAGCTCCAGGGCCTCGATGAGGTTGGTGTTGAAGTTTTCGCGCTTGTCGTCCACCCGCACATCCTTGAACCTGGCCTGCAGTTCCTTGATCTTGCCGTTGGCCTTTTCCATCTCCTCGCCGATCCGGTACACTCCCACCTGGTTTGTCATGGTGGTCTTGAGCTCTTCGCGGATGGTGTTCATGTCCTCCCTGGCGGAGGTGTGCAGCAATTCATGCACGTCCCGCCGGGCCGCGTCCAGCTCCCGCTTTTCGTTGACCGGCGACCACGGTGTGTCGTGCGTCGCCTGCAGCATCTTCTTGCCCGCCCGCCTGCCGAACACCAAGGCGTCCAGCAGCGAGTTGGTCCCAAGCCTGTTCGCCCCGTGCACCGATATGCAGGAGCATTCCCCGGCGGCGAAGAATCCCCGGACGTGGTTCCCCTTCTCGTCCATGTACACCTGGCAGTCGTTGTCCGCCGGGATGCCGCCCATGGAATAGTGCGCCGTGGGCTGGATCGGCACCGGATCGGTGAGCGCGTCCACCCCGATAAAGTCCTTCGCAAGATGGTATATCTGCGGCAGCCGCTCCAGTATCTTTTCCCTGCCAAGGTGGCGAAGGTCGAGCAGCACGTAATCTTTCTTCGGCCCGGTCCCGCGCCCTTCGTTTATCTCGGTCTGCTCGGAGCGGGAAACGATGTCCCTTGGCCCCAGTTCCATTTTCTTCGGGGCGTACTTGGACATGAACCGCTCGCCATCGGCGTTGAGCAGATATCCCCCCTCGCCCCGGGCCGCTTCGGAAAGCAATATGCCGTGCTGGTAAAGCCCGGTGGGGTGGTATTGCACGAACTCCATGTCCATCAGCGGTATCCCCGCGCGGTACGCCGCCGTGATCCCGTCCCCGGTGTTCGCGTATGCGTTGGAGGTTATCTTGAACGCCCGGCCGTATCCGCCGGTGGCGAACAGCACGGTGCGGGCGTGGAATACTTCCATCCGCCCGGTCTTTATGTCCATCGCCACAACGCCGCGGCACACTCCGTCCTCCACGATCAGCCGGAGCATGTACCACTCTGAATATATATGCAGCTTGCCGCCGTTCTTCATGGACTGCTCGAACAGCGTGTGCAGCAACGCGTGCCCTGTCCTGTCCGCCGCGTAACATGCGCGCGGGAACGAATGGCCGCCGAAGGCGCGCTGGGCTATCTTATTCTCGTCCGTGCGGGAGAAGGGACAGCCGAATTTTTCCATCTCAAATATGGCGTGGGGCGCGTCCGAACACATGATCTCCACCGCGTCCTGGTCGCCAAGGTAATCGCCCCCCTTCACAGTGTCGAACGTGTGGGCCTCGACGGAGTCTTCCTTGTCCACGTTGGACAAAGCGGCGGCCACGCCTCCCTGCGCCGCGCCTGAATGGCTGCGGGAGGGGTAAACTTTCGTCATTACGGCCACGTCCAGGGAGCCAACAAGCTCCAATGCGGCGCGAAGCCCGGCCAGCCCGGAACCAACTATCAATACGTCGTGTGAGAACATATCCACCTGCCTAAATCGCCGGAACAGCGCCCCGGCGGGTTCTACCCTCTAACGCAAGCGTCCATTATACAAATACCAACACCGCTTGCCAGAAAAAACATGCGGGGGGAACGAGGAAACCGTTCTTTTCTTTTGGGAAAAAGAAAAGAACCAAAAGAAAACCGTGTGCGCCGTCTTGCGGGGGATTTCATCCCCCCAAGCGGCGCAAATGAGTTTCTTTTTGCTTCTTTTTCTTTCCAAAGAAAATGAAGGTATCCTAATTCCTCATATGTATTCCTGTCATGCGGTCTTGTATTTTGCCTGGCCGATTTCGTAGAGGTCGGCTCCGGTGACGTCGTTTATGACCATCACCTGGAAATCCTCGACGACCAAGCGGCGGACCGCTTCCGGCCCCAGGTCC from Nitrospinota bacterium encodes:
- a CDS encoding CoB--CoM heterodisulfide reductase iron-sulfur subunit B family protein; amino-acid sequence: MKYALYTGCVAKGAGRELLAGTYAACSRLGIDLVEMTDAACCGAGVISEDNHFVADALNARTYSLAEQMGLPIMNICTTCQGVHRKCQINLANNPAHMAEVNKVLKEETGREYKGTVKIRHFYEVLLEEYGLEKLKSKIVKPLTGMKVAAFYGCYAMRPHEYSDLANPDDPDELEKIITALGATPVRYDERLKCCGFPILMMNKSDSLQLSANALTGAKKAGADLMVTPCPLCHLNMDAYQPEIEGRMDEKLRMPVLHIPQLVALALGATPAEIRLQTHIVRPKKELV
- a CDS encoding 1-acyl-sn-glycerol-3-phosphate acyltransferase; this encodes MLLDITPEEEKKFAIGAFARWASFIARFISFPLVDIFYKIINRSRAIGVENIPKDGGVIFASNHVSGVDTTLIPAFAASRVRPVPFVVAAKEELFRIPVVAQLIRAWGAFPVKRRQRDTESMKRIAFCARHYQLMLFPEGTRSKTGELLEGRPAVGWVVYNSRPKVIPTLVINTDKFFWPGRPRPWFGVPYTVVFGEPVDMDRFYEMPESKETSRLIAGEIMKAIAALREKHKDLYVGPLLLPDGSIAPAQIGTGR
- the sdhA gene encoding succinate dehydrogenase flavoprotein subunit, producing the protein MFSHDVLIVGSGLAGLRAALELVGSLDVAVMTKVYPSRSHSGAAQGGVAAALSNVDKEDSVEAHTFDTVKGGDYLGDQDAVEIMCSDAPHAIFEMEKFGCPFSRTDENKIAQRAFGGHSFPRACYAADRTGHALLHTLFEQSMKNGGKLHIYSEWYMLRLIVEDGVCRGVVAMDIKTGRMEVFHARTVLFATGGYGRAFKITSNAYANTGDGITAAYRAGIPLMDMEFVQYHPTGLYQHGILLSEAARGEGGYLLNADGERFMSKYAPKKMELGPRDIVSRSEQTEINEGRGTGPKKDYVLLDLRHLGREKILERLPQIYHLAKDFIGVDALTDPVPIQPTAHYSMGGIPADNDCQVYMDEKGNHVRGFFAAGECSCISVHGANRLGTNSLLDALVFGRRAGKKMLQATHDTPWSPVNEKRELDAARRDVHELLHTSAREDMNTIREELKTTMTNQVGVYRIGEEMEKANGKIKELQARFKDVRVDDKRENFNTNLIEALELSHMLEYSELIVAGALARKESRGAHARTDFPTRDDENFLAHTMAFKNKEGGYELRYKPVKITRFKPEERKY
- a CDS encoding ribonuclease HII, whose protein sequence is MLTHENAAREMGHAVIAGVDEAGRGPLAGPVAAAAVIFPDGVKMDGLTDSKKLTREKREKFFDLIFEKAVAVGFHLVGPDVIDSINILQATKLAMADAVRKLSSRPDYVLIDGNQTIPWDGPQKTIVKGDSLSLSIAAASVIAKVTRDKVMGEYAAMYPEYGFEKHKGYGVAEHLDAIKKYGPSPIHRRTFRGVKEFCDIGGEPAGALPQLELPGQ
- a CDS encoding YraN family protein, which gives rise to MSFWRSWLRKARDWIAKLKADKSGGPKHLKLGKLGEDLAVNALKERGYRIAERNFIINRHEIDIIAVDGEFLVFVEVKTRSDKSYGPPMAAITPKVVARLKKAAQMYTMKKKLTNAYVRFDVVTVDYADGDPKVEIVRNAF
- the sdhB gene encoding succinate dehydrogenase iron-sulfur subunit, with translation MSTVTFRIFRFDPERDATGRYQDYQLALEPGITLLNCLNKIKWEQDATLTFRMSCGSAICGSCAMRVNGHSLLACKTQASPLVKDGVIQIDPLGNANIIRDLAVDLEPFWASIRKVKPWLMPDSADNPEKERLQTPEQYLKIDNSTTCIMCAACWSDCNALEVNKKFVGPAALAKAQRFIHDTRDAKRVERLEEISEANGVWNCTHCGECSTRCPTEAKPLGRIEEIREAAMAAGVHDNNGARHVLGFRETVGKRGLLDENYVPVRSVGFFNIPALLDLLPVGIRMFIRRKNPPVIPHSIEKVEEVRKIFSRFEELRKE